A region from the Paraburkholderia youngii genome encodes:
- a CDS encoding TAXI family TRAP transporter solute-binding subunit, producing MLKRLLAGWLGLVVLVVCSLAGAEPAHYKIVTGPERGTYIQIGNDLSKWVAQPVGIDLEVVASKGSAENVQRMRFEPGVKLALVQSDVYQAFIDMANTGNPDAGTTIRPLRLIMPLYDEEINVVVRADSPLKTLADIKDKTISVGLLGSGTAQSATTLYRLMFGQPIPEQNVVHLSNEDALAALIVKKIDVAIIVVGQPANLFTSMKPDLLSQLRLLPADPNAPETNRAKQTYFPTTIRQSSYPGWLKEDVPGLTVKAFLVTYDYGLRDTVSNLNHFADSLCANFDNLQEHGHPKWKQVKLELPTLVRGWKYYGPVEKHLRACLANRTAAMSAAAAQPAPKPHTPCSEQERMLLLCK from the coding sequence ATGCTGAAGAGACTTCTCGCGGGCTGGCTGGGGCTGGTGGTACTGGTCGTATGTTCGCTGGCCGGCGCGGAACCGGCCCACTACAAGATCGTCACCGGGCCGGAGCGCGGCACCTATATCCAGATCGGCAACGACCTGTCGAAATGGGTGGCCCAGCCGGTCGGCATCGACCTCGAAGTGGTGGCGTCGAAAGGCTCGGCCGAAAACGTGCAGCGCATGCGTTTCGAGCCCGGCGTGAAGCTCGCGCTCGTGCAGTCCGACGTGTACCAGGCGTTCATCGACATGGCCAACACGGGCAACCCCGATGCGGGCACGACGATCCGGCCGTTGCGACTGATCATGCCGCTCTACGACGAGGAAATTAACGTCGTCGTGCGGGCGGATTCGCCGCTGAAAACGCTCGCCGACATCAAGGACAAGACCATCAGCGTCGGCCTGCTGGGCAGCGGCACCGCGCAGTCGGCGACGACGCTCTACCGCCTGATGTTCGGCCAGCCGATTCCCGAGCAGAACGTCGTGCATCTGAGCAACGAGGACGCGCTGGCCGCGCTGATCGTGAAGAAAATCGACGTCGCGATCATCGTGGTCGGGCAACCCGCGAATCTATTCACCAGCATGAAGCCCGACCTGCTGTCACAACTGCGTCTGCTGCCCGCCGATCCCAACGCGCCGGAGACGAACCGCGCAAAGCAGACCTACTTTCCGACGACGATCCGTCAGAGCAGCTACCCAGGCTGGCTGAAGGAAGACGTGCCGGGCCTCACGGTCAAAGCGTTTCTGGTCACCTACGACTATGGCTTGCGCGACACCGTCAGCAATCTGAATCATTTCGCCGACTCGTTGTGCGCGAACTTCGACAATCTGCAGGAGCACGGCCATCCGAAATGGAAACAGGTGAAGCTCGAATTGCCGACGCTCGTACGCGGGTGGAAGTATTACGGTCCGGTCGAGAAGCACCTGCGCGCGTGTCTCGCGAACCGCACCGCGGCGATGAGCGCGGCGGCCGCGCAACCCGCGCCGAAACCGCATACGCCGTGCTCGGAACAGGAGCGGATGCTTCTGCTGTGCAAATAA